The genomic stretch CATACAGGCTCGATTCAGGCGAGTCATTTTCAGCGAGGAGTTGCCATGCAGCGCATTGAACACATCTACATCAACGGCGAGTACGTCCTCCCACACGGTCAGGAGTGGTTCGACCTCCATAACCCGAGCACTGAAGAAGTCATCGGTCAGGTTCGACTGGGTGATGCGCTCGACGCCCGGCGCGCCATCGCCGCCGCCAAGGCTGCGTTCCCGGTCTGGTCTCGCACCACGCGCGAGGAGCGCATTGCCGCCCTGCAACGCATGCATAAGGCCGTGGCGGCCAGAGAGGAAGAACTGCTGGAAGCCATCCTTGAGGAGTACGGCTCGCCTGCGGTTCGTGGGCGCTGGATGGCGACGTATCCGGCGGATGTGATTGCACAAGCGATCGAGGCGCTGGAGGCGTTCGACTTCGAAGAGCAGGCCGGTATGGCCAAAGTCATTCTGACGCCCGTGGGCGTGACCGGTCTGATCACGCCGTGGAACAGCAATGCCGGCTTCATCTGCAACAAACTGGCTACCGCACTGGCGGCAGGCTGCACCGCCGTCATCAAGCCCAGCGAGATGAGCGCGTTGCAGACGCAGGTCGTGATCCGGGCGTTGCACGAAGCAGAGCTGCCACCGGGTGTCTTCAATATCGTCAACGGACGGGGCGATGTGGTTGGCGAGGAAATCGCCCGCCATCCCGACGTTGCCAAGATCTCGTTCACGGGGTCGTCCGCAGTCGGTCAGCATCTGGTCAGAACCGGCGCCGACACCCTGAAGCGCGTGACCCTGGAACTGGGCGGCAAATCGCCCACCGTGGTACTCGATGACGCGGATTTCCAGGCGGTCATGCCGCTGGCACTGCACGCCGGATTCCTCAACAGCGGCCAGGCCTGCATCGCCGGCACTCGCATTCTTGTCCCACGTTCACGGCTCGCAGAGTTCGAGCAGGCTGCGAAAGAGGGCGTCGCACAGTTTCAATCGGGCGATCCGCGCAACGCCGACACCGATATCGGCCCGATGGTCAGCCAGAAACAATGGGAAAGGGTGCAGCGCTACATCCGTATCGGTCAGGAGGAGGGGGCGAGGTTGCTGGCGGGTGGCGAAGGTCGTCCGGAAGGCCTGCACGCCGGATGGTTCGTCAAGCCCACGATCTTCACGGACGCCAACAACCAGATGCGTATCGCGCGTGAGGAAATTTTCGGCCCGGTGCTGACGATTATCCCTTACGAGGACGACGCCGATGCGATAAGAATCGCCAACGATACGGACTATGGACTGAGCGCTCTGGTGCTGGGCCAGAACCCCGAACGTTGTGTGAATATCGCCCGTCAGATCGATTCGGGACGCGTGCTCATCAACACCCTGGCCCACGAACCGCGCGCCCCTTTTGGTGGCTTCAAACACTCGGGCCTGGGGCGCGAAATGGGCAAGTGGGGGATGAGCGCGTATCTGGAGCCGAAGACATTGATCACCCATGACGCGGTGAAGTGAACGCTGTGTGTGGCATCGGAAACCGGGCGGAATTCATTCCTGGTTTCCAGCAGCGTTACGAATGATTGCCCGGGTTTGAAGTTGACCGTCCATGCTGCTGTATCGCAGCATGGCGCCTCCCGAACACCAAGCCTGGAAACTCATGTCTGACCCTTTGGATCTTGATGAACTGTTGGTACATGTCAGCGATGAAGCCTCGTTCATTCGCTTCATCCAGGCGCTGGGTGCTGATTTTGCCCACGAGCGATCACTGGAAGAGCTGTCACCTTCAACGCTCGATCGGGCCGGCGCTTCAGAGTGGGAAAACGGATCCGTTGACTCGTTTCTCGATGCCGCGGCCGCGTGGGCTGATTCAAGCAGCCGGTCCATCTCAAACGAAAGAGCGGTATCGAACGTGTGGCAGCGTTGCGCAGCCATTCTGTTGGCCGGAAAGTTTTATGAGTGAGCCGCACGCGACCTTCGCGTCTGGCCGGAAGAGCCCCATGCCCAGAATGCTACCGGACAACGAACTCAAGGCGCTTTCGGTGGAAGCCGAGGTCAATGGATTAACGCTGAGTGATCTTGCCGTCACGTGCGCGAAGTTCGGAATGACACCGCGAGATCTACTGAACGAGCTCTCCGTAGCGATTGCGGAAAGCTATCTGGAGAGATCGCTGGACTATGAATTTTGCGATGGTGTGATGAACGGAATCATCAATGCCGTGGTTGAGGTCGGCATGACTGACGATATGCCTGAGCCCGCCTTCTCGCTCTATCAGGCGTTTGATCTGGGTGAATGGATCCGCAGTGAAGACCCGCCGGGGACTGATCCCAGTGAGAAATACGCGAGGCCGGTGGTTGAGGACATAATGCGTGCGTTGAGGGGTTGAGGTTCAGTTTCGATTCTGACGGGCAACTGACGTGGAATCGAGCTTGTACCTCCGGCCTTCACCCGCTGCCATCGATCACACTGACTCATCCGCCGAACACCAACGATTGCGCCCCAGCCGCTTCGCCTGATACAGGCAGGTATCCGCCGACTGCAGCAGCATGGCCGGCGTCACTGTGTCGTCAACCGGATGGCGGGTCGCAATGCCGGCGCTGGCCGTGACGTACCCGAGGGGATGCCCGGAGTGTTCCAGTTCCAGCGAGCGGATGGCTTGCAGGATGTCCTCGGCGACTTGAATGGCGCCGGCGTTCTCGGTATTGGGCAGCAGCACGGTGAACTCTTCGCCACCGTAGCGGACGGCGAGGTCGCCGGGGCGTTTGACCGCTTGCTGGATCGCGCGTCCGACGGCGTTCAGGCAGTCGTCGCCGGCGGCGTGGCCGTAGCGGTCGTTGTAGCGTTTGAAGTGGTCGACATCGAGCATGATCAACGACAGCGATGAGCCCTGGCGCCGGGCCAGACGAATCTCGTCTGCCAGCGCGTTGTCCAGGCGCCGGCGGTTGCCGAGGCCGGTAAGGCTGTCGGTCAGTGCCATGTCGCGCATGGCCTGGTGGGCGGAACGGATCTCCCGCTCCATCGCAATCCGCTGGCGCAACTGGCTCAGCACGATCAGTCCAAAACCGGCGAGGACCAGGATCAGAAAAATCAGCACGAAGCCGTTTTTCAGCAAGTCCCGACGCCATGGCGCGGTGATGGAATCTTTCGACAGACCGGCCTCAACCACCAGCGGATAGGTGGTCAAGGCGCGATAGCCATAAAGCCGTTCAGTGTCATCGACCACCGCTCGGATCTGGGCGATGCCTTCGTTGGAGGCGGGCAGGTAAGTCTTGAAGATCTCGCTGTTCGCCAGGCTTTTGCCCACCACGGAGGCGATGAAAGGACGGCGAACCAGAATCGTGCCGTCACGCATGGCCAGCACCAGTGCGCCTTTGTCATCGATCCGGAAATCGCCGTAATAGTCGACGAAATAACTGACCTTGACCGTCCCCAGCAGCACGCCTGCGAACGAGCCATCAGGGTTGTTCAAGCGACGGGAGATGGGAATGATCAGGTCATGGGTGGAGCGGCTCTCGACCACCTGGCCGATGCGCACTTGCCGATCCTCGTGAGTGCGGTGGTACTGGAAATAATCGCGATCGGCGTTGTTGGCCGTTTCCGGGGTGACTTCTTTGTCGGTCACGATCCAGTGGCCATCCGGGCCGTAGATGAACAGGCCGTGCAACTGCGGCATGATTTTCGATTGCTGCACCAGCAGCTTGTGAATGCGCGGGACATCGAGGTTTTGCAGTCCGTCACCTTCGACACGCTCGGCCAGCCCGGCGGTGACCACATCGACCTGGCGAATGGTGTCTTCGGCGTGCTGGGCCGTGGCGCGGGCCAGGTTGGTCACCGAATCGCGCGCAGACGCAAAGACCGAACGATAGTCACGCCACGTCCGCCAGCTCTCGACTGCCAGAAACGCCACGACCACAACCAGCATGAAGCTGACCGTCAGCCGGAAGGTTGAGCCGGCCTTCACGGCTTTGCTGGCGGGGCGCCGCTTGTCGTTTGCAGTTGGCTCTTGCGTGTTGCGTCCGAGCATCAACTTTTCCTTGAATGTCGTTCTGAACGTAATGCTGGCGAACATTATGACAAGGATCGGCAGGAAGTTCGGGACCGCAGCGTGATTGAGCCTCGGTTTGCGTTGATTGTCTCTTCTGGGTTGACGGTTAAACGCTTTGCAGGTGATTTATCGCTTTCAGGCGAGTCATTAATCTGTGCCCATCTTGAACGCAAGCGAACTTCCACAACTAAAAAGGGATTCAACATGAGCACTGCAACCTACAACCGCCTGAACAAAGACGACGCCGTGGTTCTGCTGGTCGATCACCAGACCGGTCTGATTTCGCTGGTCCAGGACTTTTCGCCGAACGAGTTCAAGAACAATGTGCTGGCATTAGCCGACCTGGCCAAATTCTTCGAGTTGCCGACCATCCTCACCACCAGTTTCGAACAAGGCCCGAACGGCCCGCTGGTGCCGGAACTCAAGGAAATGTTCCCGGATGCGCCGTACATTGCCCGCCCGGGCCAGATCAACGCCTGGGACAACGAAGACTTCGTCAAGGCGATCAAGGCCACCGGCCGCAAGCAGATCATCATTGCCGGTGTCGTGACCGACGTGTGCGTGGCGTTCCCGACCTTGTCGGCGCTGGCGGAAGGGTTTGACGTGTTCGTGGTGACCGATGCCTCCGGCACCTTCAATACCACCGTGCAACAAGCCGCCTGGAACCGCATGACCCAGGCCGGCGCACAGATGATGAACTGGTTCTCGGTGGCCTGCGAGCTGCACCGCGACTGGCGCAACGACATTGAAGGGCTGGGCAACCTGCTGTCGCAGCGGATTCCGAACTATCGCAATTTGATGAATGGCTATGCGGCGCTGACGGCTCGTCAGGGTTGATCGAATACTGCGAAAAATGTGAAAGGCCTGCCCTCAAAAGCAGGCCTTTCGCGTTTTCAGAAACGATCCAGCCTGTAAGGCTCGACACTCGGCAGTTCCTCACCCCGAGTCGCTGCCAGCGGCGAAACCATCCGCAACACGAGCTCCGCCGTCACCGCCGCCTGGGTCAACCCCAGATGCTGATGACCGAAAGCGAGCAGTACCTTGCCGTCGTCTGTCTGATCGATGATCGGCAGCGAGTCCGGCAGCGAAGGCCTGAACCCCATCCACGGTGTGGCCGCCTCGGCACTCAACGCCTCACGGAACAATCCCTTGCTCAACCGATGCAATTGCCAGGCGCGTGCCATGGTCGGCGGCGCTTCAAGCCCGGCGAATTCGACGGTGCCCGCCAGGCGCAAGCCTTCGGACATCGGCGTCATGATGAACTTGCGTTCCAGTGACGTAACGGGGAAGGGCAGCCGGTTGTGTTCCTGAGGCAACATCAGGTGATAACCGCGCTCGGTGTCCAGCGGCACTTTCTTGCCCGTCAGCGCTGTCGTCAACTTGGCCGAGTGAGCACCGCAGGCAATCAATACCCGACGGGCATTCAGGTTGCCGGTTCCGGTATTGAGCGAAACGCCTTGTGCATCCAGTTGCCCGCCCTCGACCCGTTGCTTCACAAACTGCACGCCGCTGGCCTTCGCGGCGCTGACCAGTTCACACACCACTCGGTACGGGTCGATGAAGTGCCCGGTGCTCGGGAAAAACAGCCCGCCCTGAAGGTGTTCGCTCAGTTGCGGTGCGCTGTCACGCACCGTAGCCGCCTGCCATAAATCGACCGGCACCTGCTGCTGACGCAAGCGCGCCTGCAACGCTTCAATGGCCGGGCGCGAGTCGGGACGTTCGAACACCAGCAGCGAACCTTCCACTTTCAGCAGGTCGGGCCGCTGGATGTCACCGAGCAACCGGTGCCAGGCCTCCAGCGAGCTTTCATTGAGTGCTCGCAGACCCGCCACGGTGCGCTGGAACGGCGCCGACCGCAGGTTCAGCAACAGCCGAGTGAACCAGGGCAGGGCGCAGGGCAGGTATTTCCAGT from Pseudomonas allokribbensis encodes the following:
- the ycaC gene encoding isochorismate family cysteine hydrolase YcaC — translated: MSTATYNRLNKDDAVVLLVDHQTGLISLVQDFSPNEFKNNVLALADLAKFFELPTILTTSFEQGPNGPLVPELKEMFPDAPYIARPGQINAWDNEDFVKAIKATGRKQIIIAGVVTDVCVAFPTLSALAEGFDVFVVTDASGTFNTTVQQAAWNRMTQAGAQMMNWFSVACELHRDWRNDIEGLGNLLSQRIPNYRNLMNGYAALTARQG
- a CDS encoding aldehyde dehydrogenase family protein, producing the protein MQRIEHIYINGEYVLPHGQEWFDLHNPSTEEVIGQVRLGDALDARRAIAAAKAAFPVWSRTTREERIAALQRMHKAVAAREEELLEAILEEYGSPAVRGRWMATYPADVIAQAIEALEAFDFEEQAGMAKVILTPVGVTGLITPWNSNAGFICNKLATALAAGCTAVIKPSEMSALQTQVVIRALHEAELPPGVFNIVNGRGDVVGEEIARHPDVAKISFTGSSAVGQHLVRTGADTLKRVTLELGGKSPTVVLDDADFQAVMPLALHAGFLNSGQACIAGTRILVPRSRLAEFEQAAKEGVAQFQSGDPRNADTDIGPMVSQKQWERVQRYIRIGQEEGARLLAGGEGRPEGLHAGWFVKPTIFTDANNQMRIAREEIFGPVLTIIPYEDDADAIRIANDTDYGLSALVLGQNPERCVNIARQIDSGRVLINTLAHEPRAPFGGFKHSGLGREMGKWGMSAYLEPKTLITHDAVK
- a CDS encoding NAD(P)/FAD-dependent oxidoreductase, whose amino-acid sequence is MPNITHDIAVVGAGIIGVACALRLARQGLQVVVIDPQEPGHGASFGNAGHLATEQVFPIADLSILKRLPAMLMDPMGPLRLDWKYLPCALPWFTRLLLNLRSAPFQRTVAGLRALNESSLEAWHRLLGDIQRPDLLKVEGSLLVFERPDSRPAIEALQARLRQQQVPVDLWQAATVRDSAPQLSEHLQGGLFFPSTGHFIDPYRVVCELVSAAKASGVQFVKQRVEGGQLDAQGVSLNTGTGNLNARRVLIACGAHSAKLTTALTGKKVPLDTERGYHLMLPQEHNRLPFPVTSLERKFIMTPMSEGLRLAGTVEFAGLEAPPTMARAWQLHRLSKGLFREALSAEAATPWMGFRPSLPDSLPIIDQTDDGKVLLAFGHQHLGLTQAAVTAELVLRMVSPLAATRGEELPSVEPYRLDRF
- a CDS encoding DUF7660 family protein; its protein translation is MLLYRSMAPPEHQAWKLMSDPLDLDELLVHVSDEASFIRFIQALGADFAHERSLEELSPSTLDRAGASEWENGSVDSFLDAAAAWADSSSRSISNERAVSNVWQRCAAILLAGKFYE
- a CDS encoding sensor domain-containing diguanylate cyclase is translated as MLGRNTQEPTANDKRRPASKAVKAGSTFRLTVSFMLVVVVAFLAVESWRTWRDYRSVFASARDSVTNLARATAQHAEDTIRQVDVVTAGLAERVEGDGLQNLDVPRIHKLLVQQSKIMPQLHGLFIYGPDGHWIVTDKEVTPETANNADRDYFQYHRTHEDRQVRIGQVVESRSTHDLIIPISRRLNNPDGSFAGVLLGTVKVSYFVDYYGDFRIDDKGALVLAMRDGTILVRRPFIASVVGKSLANSEIFKTYLPASNEGIAQIRAVVDDTERLYGYRALTTYPLVVEAGLSKDSITAPWRRDLLKNGFVLIFLILVLAGFGLIVLSQLRQRIAMEREIRSAHQAMRDMALTDSLTGLGNRRRLDNALADEIRLARRQGSSLSLIMLDVDHFKRYNDRYGHAAGDDCLNAVGRAIQQAVKRPGDLAVRYGGEEFTVLLPNTENAGAIQVAEDILQAIRSLELEHSGHPLGYVTASAGIATRHPVDDTVTPAMLLQSADTCLYQAKRLGRNRWCSADESV